The following are encoded together in the Salvia hispanica cultivar TCC Black 2014 chromosome 6, UniMelb_Shisp_WGS_1.0, whole genome shotgun sequence genome:
- the LOC125196699 gene encoding uncharacterized protein LOC125196699 → MAVKTCIFLSLCFLCTLVSALAPFEGLLPNGNFEEAPKATDIKKTVLQGRHALPKWEIRGLVEYISGGPQPGGMFFNVAHGVHAVRLGNEASVSQTVPVRNGTLYALTFGASRTCAQDEVLRVSVPSQFGDLPLQTLYSSNGGDTYAWCFRATSNSVKLVFHNPGKQEDPACGPLLDAVAIKPLPIPTPTRGNLVRNGGFEEGPHILFNSSHGVLLPPKQEDSTSPLPGWIIESLKAVKFIDSGHFNVPMGKSAVELVAGRESAIAQVIRTVPNKAYSLKFSVGDGKNGCHGSMMVEAFAAKAVMKAPFKSEGKGKFETFSFKFTAVSDRTRLTFFSSFYHTKVEDYGSLCGPVVDQVEVLPLKV, encoded by the exons ATGGCGGTGAAGACTTGtatcttcctctctctctgcTTTCTCTGCACACTTGTTTCTGCGCTTGCCCCTTTCGAAG GGCTGCTTCCCAATGGGAACTTCGAAGAAGCCCCAAAGGCGACAGACATCAAGAAGACGGTGCTGCAGGGCAGGCACGCCCTCCCCAAATGGGAGATCCGCGGCCTGGTTGAGTACATCTCCGGCGGGCCCCAGCCCGGCGGGATGTTCTTCAACGTGGCCCACGGCGTCCACGCGGTGCGCCTCGGCAACGAGGCGTCCGTCTCCCAGACCGTCCCCGTCCGGAACGGCACCCTCTACGCGCTCACGTTCGGCGCGTCGCGGACGTGCGCGCAGGACGAGGTGCTGAGGGTGTCCGTGCCGTCCCAGTTCGGCGACCTCCCCCTCCAGACCCTCTACAGCAGCAACGGCGGCGACACCTACGCCTGGTGCTTCCGCGCCACCTCCAACTCTGTCAAGCTTGTCTTCCACAACCCCGGAAAGCAGGAGGACCCCGCCTGCGGCCCCCTCCTCGACGCCGTCGCTATCAAGCCCCTCCCCATCCCCACCCCCACCAGAG GTAACTTGGTGAGGAACGGCGGATTCGAGGAGGGCCCTCACATTCTGTTCAACTCCTCCCACGGCGTCCTCCTCCCGCCCAAGCAGGAAGACTCGACCTCGCCCCTCCCAGGGTGGATCATCGAGTCGCTCAAGGCCGTTAAATTCATAGACTCGGGCCATTTCAACGTCCCCATGGGCAAGTCTGCTGTGGAGCTGGTTGCTGGGAGAGAGAGCGCCATTGCACAAGTGATCAGGACGGTCCCGAACAAGGCCTACAGCCTCAAGTTCTCGGTTGGTGATGGCAAGAACGGGTGCCATGGGTCGATGATGGTGGAGGCGTTTGCAGCCAAGGCAGTGATGAAGGCGCCCTTCAAATCGGAAGGGAAGGGCAAGTTTGAAACGTTCAGCTTCAAATTCACGGCGGTGTCGGATAGGACAAGATTGACATTCTTCAGCTCGTTCTACCACACCAAGGTTGAGGATTATGGAAGTCTTTGTGGGCCTGTTGTTGATCAAGTTGAGGTTCTTCCCCTTAAGGTGTAG